TTTGTTTTCGGTTGGGGGTTGTGAAATATCGTGAGGCAAAAGAATACAATTCACTTTCCCGCTTAATAGAGCATCAAACCCCAGTTGCTGTTTTGAATAAATGTTAAGCGTGGCGCTGGGCGCTAGCTCGGTTGTGATATGACTAATCGTTGAAGCAAACACTTCAAAAGTACTTTCACGCATGGAAAGTGAAAAACTGCCTTTGTATTCAGAGGGGCAAAAATTCTGCTGGTGTAAAAGCCCATTCATACTAGAAAGAATAGCATGGATAGTCGGGGCTATTTTGATGGCGAAGGGCGTTGGAATGAGCTTGGTGCCATCTCGGTAAAATAAGTCGTCACTCAAGATTTCACGAAGTTGAGAAAGCGTTTTACTCACACTTGATGGACTAACACAAAGCTGTTCTGCAGTTTGAGTGACGCTATGAGTATTAAGCATTATATGCAAAGCAGTGAGGTGCTTTAAACTGATACGAGAAAGGTGTAGGTAATCCATTGAAGGCTCAAAGGTGATTATTTTTGTAGTGGGTGCATTATACGTGTGCCCAAATTAAATTGGGCACATAAATTATAAAATAGCTGTTTATATTTCAGCAAAACGGCTTTGACTACTTTTCTTGAATAGCAGTTAATAAGGCTTAAAGGTACCAAGCAATAAAGTCTATAGCTTTACTCTTGTTCTTCCTTGCTTGATGACATGTCTTGTCTTGCCTTGTTAAGTCAGAGATACCGTTTGTTCAAAGACTCGCTGCACTTCATCTAGGGCGGTTGGGTTAGCAATTGCCCCTATGTTTTTGACCGTCTGACCATGAATGATCTGTTTTACGGCTAGTTCGACAAGTTTGCCCGATTTAGTTTTCGGTATATCAGACAGCGGGAGAACAAGCCTTGGTACATGCCTTGGTGAACAGCGCTTTCGAAGCAGGGTTTTGATAGTGTTGACAAGTTCGTCGGTGAGTTTTTGTTTTCCAGTGGTTTGGACAAATAGTACGATCACTTCATCTGTGTCTTGCTGTAATCCTACCGCGATTGAATCGACGATTTCGTCCATCGCATTAACTTGCTGATAAATTTCTCCAGTGCCAATCCTTACTCCGCCTGGGTTTAAAGTGGTGTCGCTGCGACCAAAAAAGATCATGCCTTGATTTTTAGTTGGTAAAACATCATCTCCATGGTGCCAAATTCCTTCAAACTTATCCCAATAGCTAGCATGATATTTTTCGCCATTATCTCCCCAAAATCCGATGGGCTGATTTGGAAAACTGTTTAAGCATGCTAGTTCACCTCTCTGATTACTAAGTGGGCTGCCTTGTTCATCAATTGCCTGAATATCTAAGCCTAGAGCACTGCTTTGGCACTCTCCTCTGAAAACTGGGCTGATGGGGTTTCCTAAGACAAAACAGCCACAGATATCTGTCCCTCCTGAAATCGAAGCCAAATGCAGATCACGTTTGATGTTTTGATAAACAAAATCAAACTGCTCTGGGTACAGAACAGAACCGGTGGAACAAAGGGTTTTTAGATGATGTAGGTTATGAGCTGAAGTGGGAATGTAATGCGCTTTTTGTAGTGCTTCTAAGTATTTCGCGGATGTGCCGAATAGCGTTACTTGCTGCTGTTCGGCTAACTCCCATAAAACACTGGGTGATGGGTACATTGGGCTGCCATCATAAATGACAAGGGTGGCACCGCTTGCTAAAGCTGAAACGTGCCAGTTCCACATCATCCAACCACAGGTTGTGTAATAAAACACGCGATCTTGAGGCTTGATATCACTATGAAGTTGATGTTCTTTTAGGTGATTAAGTGTGGTACCACCAACAGAGTGGACAATGCACTTTGGTTTTCCTGTGGTGCCTGACGAGTAAAGAACGAATAACGGTTCATTAAAACCAATACGCTTAAATTCTATGTTAGTGGGCTCAAAAGACCTGACCATCTTTTTCCATAAAAGAGGCGTTATATCAGAAGTGACTTTTTTATCTGGTTGTTGTGCCGGTAGGCTACCTGAACCTGAACCTGAACCTGAACCTGAACCTGAACCTGAACCTGAACCTGAAAGCGACTCGGTATTTGGGCTTGCTTGATATTGAACTTCTACGCATCGAATTAAACTGGGTAAGCGATTGGATATTTGATGATTTTTACTCGCCATAGAATGATGCTTACCGTTGAATGAATAGCCATCACAATAGAATAGAACTTTAGGTTTAACTTGGCTAAAGCGCTCTACAACACTTTCAACTCCGAAATCTGGCGATGTTGAGGTCCATACCGCACCAAGACTTGTTGTTGCCAACATAGCAATTAACGTTTCCGTTAAGTACGGTAAATAGCCAGCAACAGTGTCACCTTTTTTAACACCTTGAGTGCGTAACCATTGCTGTACAGAAGAGACTTGTTCGTAAAGCTGTTGCCAGGTGATTGAGCTGTTTTCGCCCCTTTCATTCGAGAAAATGACGGCTAATTCGTTTGGGTATTGAGTTGTGGATTCGAGCAGGTTTTCTGCGTAGTTGAGTTTTGCCTGTGGAAACCATTGAGTGTCTCTAGCGCCGACAAACTCCTGCCATTTAGCTTTACCCGCGGCTTTGATAGCATGCCCTTGAGCACCCTTTATATTGCAAAAATTCCAGATTTCTTCCCAAAAGACAGCGTCGTTTTTTATTGACCAATCATGAAGTTGCGTGAAATTAGTGATGTCTGCATGGTGATGACAGATTCGCTCAATAAAACGCTGGATGTTCGAGCTTTTAATGCGCTCTGTTGTTGGTGTCCAGATCGGTTGTTGGATCGACATAGTTCCCTCATTTTTTACGAATTCCATTGAGTTATTTTTGTGGCACACGAGCCACTTGTCAAAAAATAGGCGATAAAACATTCAGTTGATTAATAAGGTAAAAAAGTGAAAATGTAAATTATTTGTTACATAAGGTGGCGTGCTGATTTTACTCGTATTATTGGCAGTGAAGCATCAAGTGGGTAGGCTTAATGTAAATAGGTTGTTAACTGAATGGCAATTTTTACAAAGGAGAAGGGGTGATGACTCAATATCATTCCAAGCCTGTTGATGAAGCTGGAATCGTCGATTGGAGCAAGGAAGAAGATCGAATTTGGCATGATTTAGTTGTTCGCCAATTAGACAAGGTTAATGATAAAGCCTGCCAAGCCTATTTGGATGGTTTAGACACGCTAAATCTTTCAATAGATAGGGTACCGCAGTTACCTGAAATTAATGCAGTATTACAAAGAGAAACGGGTTGGAGTGTTGAACCTGTACCTGCTTTGATTAATTTCGACCGATTTTTTGATTTATTGGCGAATAAAAAATTCCCTGTAGCGACTTTTTTACGAAGTAGGGAAGAGTTTGATTATCTACAAGAACCTGATTTTTTCCATGAGGTTTTCGGGCATTGCGCAATGCTGACTCACCCTGATTTTGCATCATTTACTCACAAATACGGGCAACTCGGGCAGAAAGCAAGTAGCAAGGAAAGGGCTTATTTAGCAAGGTTATATTGGTTTACGGTTGAATTTGGTTTAGTAAAAGAAAAAGGACAAACCAAGATTTACGGCGGTGGAATACTCTCTTCACCTGGGGAAACCATTTATGCTTTAGGTAACCCTGAACAACTGCATCAACCATTTAATGTAGAGAACGTATTAAGAACACCTTACCGAATCGATATTATGCAACCCACCTATTTCGAGTTAGGTGATATTAAAGAGCTCTATCAATTGAGCCAAATGGATTTAATGGCGCAAGTTCATAATGCTATGGAATTGGGCTTATTCACACCACTTTTTGAACGAAAGGAAGTTACACATGCTGGATGAATTACGTTGCGAAGCCTGCAGTACAGACGCTCAAGCTTTATCTGCTGAAGATCGCAGGTTGTTGTTCACAGAATTGACTGGATGGGAAATGCTAGAAAGAGAAGGCATTCCGCAGTTAGAAAAAGTATATAAGTTTAAAAACTTCAAGCTAGCATGGGCATTTTCAAATAAAGTCGCAGAACTTGCTGAAGACGAATTCCATCACCCATCAATATTGTTGGAGTGGGGGCAAGTCACTGTTATATGGTGGAGCCATTCGATTAAAGGTTTGCATCGTAATGATTTTATTTGCGCCTCAAAGTGTGATTCGTTGGCTTAGAACTGTTTAGTTCACGACTTTAATTGTAAATAACACTTAGCCTAAAGGTGTTCCTTTTAGGCTATTTTTTTAGCTTTATTATCCTCAACCTCAAGGCTATTGGCTTTGAACGTATCAGATTCCATACTTTTGTTCGACTCTAACGTATTATTCGGTTCGACAGGTTCTGCTGGTTTGATAACTTTATGAGTTTCAATGCTCTGCTTGAAGTTGTGAGTTTCAAGCAAATCCGTGAGGACACAAACGCTCACGGGTTTAGACTTTAAGTAACCTTGAATATAGTCACATTGATAGTCAGCGAGAGTCGCTAATTGAGACTTTGTTTCTACGCCTTCAGCAACCACTGGTAAGGAAATCGTATGAGCCATGTTTATGATCGCTTTACATAGCTTGGCTGACTTACAATCAGGGCTGTCGATATTATCGATGAAACTTTTATCCATTTTGAGTATATCAATGGGGTAATCACATAGCACTGCAAGCGAGGAGTAGCCGGATCCAAAATCATCAAGGTAAATCGAAATACCCAGTTCTTTGATTTGTTTCAGTGCTCTTACTGTGCATTCAGAATTGCTCAGCAGCAGTGATTCGGTTATCTCGACTCCCAGTAGTTGAGGGGGAAAACTGGCATGTTCCAGAACAGCTTGTAGCGTATGCAGTATATGGTTGGATTCGAACTGTTTTGCCGAGACATTGATATTAATCCGAGGAACATGTTTAACCAAAGGGTTCAGCCATAACTGTTCGAGTGTTCGGCAGGCTCTTTTTACCACCCAATCTCCAATTTTTATAATCAGCCCAGTTTCCTCGGCAATTGGAATAAAATCTGCAGGTGAAATGGGTCCATAGTCTTTATGGGTCCAGCGCAGTAAAGCTTCAACACCAGTAATGGCGTGTGTTTTTTGGCAGTAGATGGGTTGATACGCGAGGAACAGTTGTTGTAACGCCACTGCTTGTGTCAATTCTTGCTCTAAGGTGAATCTTTGCTTGGCTTGAATAAACATCGTATCGTCGAAAAAAACAATT
This Vibrio gallaecicus DNA region includes the following protein-coding sequences:
- a CDS encoding LysR family transcriptional regulator codes for the protein MDYLHLSRISLKHLTALHIMLNTHSVTQTAEQLCVSPSSVSKTLSQLREILSDDLFYRDGTKLIPTPFAIKIAPTIHAILSSMNGLLHQQNFCPSEYKGSFSLSMRESTFEVFASTISHITTELAPSATLNIYSKQQLGFDALLSGKVNCILLPHDISQPPTENKDLIWKTICEDEMICLMNATHPLADKPLTIDGYLNHKHIGILENELTQPYFEQNLVQQYKPRDIAINVADFGAAAVLCHHTPFLFTCSKAWSNSALQAKGLISKPLPFDYGKVAYSLVWNKPNMNDPAIKWLCEQFLVSCNKASS
- the phhA gene encoding phenylalanine 4-monooxygenase; this translates as MTQYHSKPVDEAGIVDWSKEEDRIWHDLVVRQLDKVNDKACQAYLDGLDTLNLSIDRVPQLPEINAVLQRETGWSVEPVPALINFDRFFDLLANKKFPVATFLRSREEFDYLQEPDFFHEVFGHCAMLTHPDFASFTHKYGQLGQKASSKERAYLARLYWFTVEFGLVKEKGQTKIYGGGILSSPGETIYALGNPEQLHQPFNVENVLRTPYRIDIMQPTYFELGDIKELYQLSQMDLMAQVHNAMELGLFTPLFERKEVTHAG
- a CDS encoding 4a-hydroxytetrahydrobiopterin dehydratase, which encodes MLDELRCEACSTDAQALSAEDRRLLFTELTGWEMLEREGIPQLEKVYKFKNFKLAWAFSNKVAELAEDEFHHPSILLEWGQVTVIWWSHSIKGLHRNDFICASKCDSLA
- a CDS encoding acetoacetate--CoA ligase, whose protein sequence is MSIQQPIWTPTTERIKSSNIQRFIERICHHHADITNFTQLHDWSIKNDAVFWEEIWNFCNIKGAQGHAIKAAGKAKWQEFVGARDTQWFPQAKLNYAENLLESTTQYPNELAVIFSNERGENSSITWQQLYEQVSSVQQWLRTQGVKKGDTVAGYLPYLTETLIAMLATTSLGAVWTSTSPDFGVESVVERFSQVKPKVLFYCDGYSFNGKHHSMASKNHQISNRLPSLIRCVEVQYQASPNTESLSGSGSGSGSGSGSGSGSGSLPAQQPDKKVTSDITPLLWKKMVRSFEPTNIEFKRIGFNEPLFVLYSSGTTGKPKCIVHSVGGTTLNHLKEHQLHSDIKPQDRVFYYTTCGWMMWNWHVSALASGATLVIYDGSPMYPSPSVLWELAEQQQVTLFGTSAKYLEALQKAHYIPTSAHNLHHLKTLCSTGSVLYPEQFDFVYQNIKRDLHLASISGGTDICGCFVLGNPISPVFRGECQSSALGLDIQAIDEQGSPLSNQRGELACLNSFPNQPIGFWGDNGEKYHASYWDKFEGIWHHGDDVLPTKNQGMIFFGRSDTTLNPGGVRIGTGEIYQQVNAMDEIVDSIAVGLQQDTDEVIVLFVQTTGKQKLTDELVNTIKTLLRKRCSPRHVPRLVLPLSDIPKTKSGKLVELAVKQIIHGQTVKNIGAIANPTALDEVQRVFEQTVSLT